The sequence ATCATCCTGCCATCGTGGCTGGGGGTCAAAGGCTGCAACGGGATATTTGTCGGCTGCCTTACGCAAGTGTTCTTGTGGGGGATGGTGTCGATGCCTTTTATGGCGATCTTGGGTTCCCTGATGGACTCGCCGGATGACATGTCCCCGTTGGCGATGGCCCTGGTGATCGTGATGATGTTTGCCATCCCATTTGCTTATCCGGCGATCCTCGCCCTGCGCGTGCGCCGCATGGCTCGCGAATCCCAGAAATTTGCAGAAACCGGACAACCACCGGTTTGGGGTAAGAAAGAGCGCGTCGAGGAGGAAGAGATCGTCAGTACGGCGCGTTACACAAATGGTGGATACGAATTGCTTTTACGGCTTGGGGCGTTGGCGATATTTCCGATGTTCATCCTCGCGGTGCAGAAAACGATGTACACATTTTTATACGCTGAAGCGCAGCTTGGTGATTTTGTCGTGATCGCCGCTCTTTGGCTGCTCACCTACGTGGCAGGCACGTTCATCCGCCGGGAATTGTCTCTTTGCCTGGGCCGATCGGGGAAGATCGGGGTGATCAGCATACTCTTCACACCCTTCATACTGGCCGTACTCGCTCTCGGCCGACACCGGATCGATGCGGCGATCGGAGAGATAAAGCAGATGGACCGAGACGTGCGTTCATCCCGGTCGAAGTACATCGATCCGATCGATCATTCCAAGCGATACCGCAAATTGTTGGATTATCTTGAAGAAACGCGGGATCCACGCGCCGTTAAGCCGCTCATGCGCGCCCTGCACGATCGGGAAGCCCGCTTCCGCATCATTGCCGCGAAGACGCTCGGCGAAATTGGTGATGCGCGGGCACTTGAAGCTTTAATGGGGACTCTCAAAGACAAAGATCCACAGGTGCGAGCTGCTGCGGCTGCGGCGTTGGGGAAAATCAAAGATGGAAGGGCGAAAGCCGGACTCGAGGCGCTGCTCGAGGACGAAGAACAGGAAGTACATATCGCGGCAAAGAAAGCGCTCGATACGTTGGCTTGATCCCCGGGAGTATCATTTTCTCACGGCGCTGAGCACCATCGAGAATCAGAGTCATGAGAAATGGAGAACCTTCGATGAAAGAATCAGGAATGATCGACGGATGCGCTTATCGACGAGCGTGCACAGCATGCGGTTCGATTCGGACCACGTTGACGGCGCTGCTGATCATGATTCTTACGGCGTGCAGTACAAAAGGGGTTGAAACGAAGAGCATGAGTCTCGAAGAAGAAAAGACTCCGCTGCCTTCGA comes from Anaerolineales bacterium and encodes:
- a CDS encoding HEAT repeat domain-containing protein codes for the protein MAKIEYKITYMYCPKCKAKFGNRRIGPAQIKCGSCGAVLDTGLPTWDQLSTSEKLRLYLSEIILPSWLGVKGCNGIFVGCLTQVFLWGMVSMPFMAILGSLMDSPDDMSPLAMALVIVMMFAIPFAYPAILALRVRRMARESQKFAETGQPPVWGKKERVEEEEIVSTARYTNGGYELLLRLGALAIFPMFILAVQKTMYTFLYAEAQLGDFVVIAALWLLTYVAGTFIRRELSLCLGRSGKIGVISILFTPFILAVLALGRHRIDAAIGEIKQMDRDVRSSRSKYIDPIDHSKRYRKLLDYLEETRDPRAVKPLMRALHDREARFRIIAAKTLGEIGDARALEALMGTLKDKDPQVRAAAAAALGKIKDGRAKAGLEALLEDEEQEVHIAAKKALDTLA